A DNA window from Streptomyces sp. CA-278952 contains the following coding sequences:
- a CDS encoding mobilization protein, which yields MIPKIILGKGARATRRLIGYLYGPGSANAHADPHLVASWNGFGPDPGRSPRRNPKQVEDQLAAQLDQPVKMLGDKAPTTTVWHCPVRAAPEDPILSDADWADIARRIVAAAGIAPEGDEEACRWVAVRHADDHIHIAATLVRQDGRRPGRDHDIRAVQREARKIEVDLGLRRLNPGDGTAAKRPTSKEHFKAKRQGQDTTTREILRMRVRRAVAAASSEAEFFAVLEATGVDVRPKVGPSGDILGYSVALPGDLNKHGEPVWFSGSTLAGDLSLPKIRHRLTATSPEPVTARPADPWHQATAATERIPDHLTHGDDQIAQGQLVALGGALDLLPLAAPAAARSELERAAALFERATRSHITADLESARVLRRSVQTILRTPAATHDGAGLAMLLDAALIAVAFAKHWHRTHQHAQQEAAAQQSLVHLQTAYTQVAVPVLDGLARRTPGIQTKQRYARHLQQAVPEHADRILQDSAWDALATVLIDAEKAGHNPATILDQALGQRTLDDARSPARALTWRIHRLGQRHTPSPLAQAATSRSTTRLPATPFHTPAATPTAVQQPQVRRR from the coding sequence GTGATTCCGAAGATCATCCTTGGCAAGGGTGCTCGCGCCACCCGTCGCCTCATCGGTTACCTGTACGGACCGGGCAGCGCCAACGCGCACGCCGACCCGCACCTGGTCGCGTCCTGGAACGGCTTCGGACCCGACCCCGGTCGCAGCCCCCGCCGCAACCCGAAACAGGTCGAGGACCAGCTCGCCGCGCAGCTCGACCAGCCCGTGAAGATGCTCGGCGACAAGGCCCCGACGACCACGGTGTGGCATTGCCCGGTCCGGGCCGCGCCCGAGGACCCGATCCTGTCCGACGCCGACTGGGCGGACATCGCCCGCCGGATCGTGGCCGCCGCCGGCATCGCCCCCGAAGGTGACGAGGAAGCCTGCCGCTGGGTGGCAGTCCGCCACGCCGACGACCACATCCACATCGCCGCGACCCTCGTACGCCAGGACGGCCGCCGCCCCGGTCGCGACCACGACATCCGTGCCGTCCAGCGCGAGGCCCGCAAGATCGAAGTCGACCTCGGCCTGCGCCGCCTCAACCCGGGCGACGGCACCGCCGCCAAACGCCCCACCAGTAAGGAGCACTTCAAGGCCAAGCGCCAGGGCCAGGACACCACCACGCGCGAGATTCTGCGCATGCGCGTACGGCGAGCGGTGGCCGCCGCTTCCAGCGAGGCCGAGTTCTTCGCCGTGCTGGAGGCGACCGGCGTAGACGTGCGGCCCAAGGTCGGACCGTCCGGCGACATCCTCGGCTACAGCGTCGCCCTGCCTGGCGACCTCAACAAGCACGGCGAACCGGTGTGGTTCTCCGGCTCCACCCTCGCCGGCGATCTCTCCCTGCCCAAGATCCGCCACCGCCTCACCGCCACCAGTCCTGAACCGGTCACCGCCCGGCCGGCCGACCCCTGGCACCAGGCCACTGCCGCCACCGAACGCATCCCCGACCACCTCACCCACGGAGACGACCAGATCGCTCAAGGCCAGCTCGTCGCCCTCGGCGGAGCCCTCGACCTGCTGCCCCTCGCCGCACCAGCCGCCGCGAGGAGCGAGCTCGAACGGGCCGCCGCCCTCTTCGAGCGCGCCACCCGTTCCCACATCACCGCCGACCTCGAGAGCGCCCGCGTCCTGCGCCGCAGCGTCCAGACGATCCTGCGCACCCCTGCCGCGACGCACGACGGGGCCGGGCTGGCGATGTTGCTGGACGCCGCCCTCATCGCCGTGGCCTTCGCCAAGCATTGGCACCGCACCCACCAGCACGCCCAGCAGGAGGCGGCAGCCCAGCAGTCCCTCGTCCACCTCCAGACCGCCTACACCCAGGTCGCCGTTCCCGTCCTGGACGGCCTCGCCCGCCGCACCCCCGGCATCCAGACCAAGCAGCGCTACGCCCGCCACCTCCAGCAGGCCGTCCCCGAGCACGCCGACCGCATCCTGCAAGACTCGGCCTGGGACGCCCTCGCCACCGTCCTCATAGACGCGGAAAAGGCCGGCCACAACCCGGCCACCATCCTTGATCAGGCCCTCGGCCAACGCACCCTCGACGACGCCCGCAGCCCCGCCCGCGCCCTGACCTGGCGCATCCACCGCCTCGGGCAACGCCACACACCCAGCCCCCTCGCCCAGGCAGCCACATCCCGCAGCACCACACGGCTCCCTGCCACCCCGTTCCACACGCCGGCGGCCACACCGACCGCCGTACAGCAGCCGCAGGTGCGGCGGCGTTGA
- a CDS encoding plasmid mobilization protein, with amino-acid sequence MAGPGEPTRGKAPQPPTPRRRLRESTLREKRVHPRYSDDEFALLANAAALSRMPVGGYVAETSLAAARADDPTASVADYRAMVKALMAANGQLGKIGGNLNQLAWHLNKDGAWPALDPVQELLDRVEASIADVDVAVAQVTSGR; translated from the coding sequence GTGGCTGGCCCGGGGGAGCCGACTCGGGGAAAAGCCCCACAGCCGCCCACGCCGCGCCGCCGCCTTCGCGAATCCACGCTGCGCGAGAAGCGCGTCCACCCCCGCTACAGCGACGACGAGTTCGCCCTCCTCGCGAACGCCGCCGCCCTCAGCCGCATGCCAGTCGGCGGCTATGTCGCCGAGACCTCGCTGGCCGCCGCCCGCGCGGATGATCCCACCGCCTCGGTGGCCGACTACCGGGCCATGGTCAAGGCGCTGATGGCGGCCAACGGGCAGCTCGGCAAGATCGGCGGCAATCTCAACCAGCTCGCATGGCACCTCAACAAGGACGGCGCGTGGCCCGCACTGGACCCCGTGCAAGAGCTGCTGGACCGGGTCGAAGCGTCGATCGCCGATGTGGACGTGGCCGTCGCTCAGGTGACCTCAGGGCGGTGA
- a CDS encoding DUF2637 domain-containing protein produces MPTPPLSPPHHHRPENRTAEEQPAASQGAAERYALIAAGIVIVALTAGAFCLSYAHLADVAGQHGLGDSPVRRWAWPATLDAFIVAGELLMLRAGLRRITDRWATAVTAIGSAGSIALNVAGVSGTRETGDVPFLDYVVAAVPPAAAMVAFAVLMRQIHQLVDQHPLAGSGQVLRASVTTPLRAAVSDGSPQPPAEVAETKSRGGRPPGAPLGDLVEIGRAACAEQGKLTRATVRKAVEDKGLPISSKRLTEVTNVLRNELTATAESGPASG; encoded by the coding sequence TTGCCCACCCCTCCCCTCTCACCCCCGCACCACCACCGGCCGGAGAACCGAACGGCCGAAGAACAGCCGGCAGCGTCCCAGGGTGCTGCCGAGCGATACGCGCTCATCGCGGCCGGCATCGTCATCGTCGCCCTGACCGCCGGAGCGTTCTGTCTCTCCTACGCGCACCTGGCCGACGTCGCCGGGCAGCACGGGCTGGGAGATTCACCGGTCCGCCGCTGGGCATGGCCCGCCACCCTGGACGCCTTCATCGTCGCGGGCGAGCTGCTCATGCTCCGCGCAGGGCTGCGCCGCATCACCGACCGATGGGCCACCGCCGTGACCGCCATCGGCTCGGCTGGCTCCATCGCTCTGAACGTCGCTGGGGTCAGCGGCACACGCGAAACCGGTGACGTCCCATTCCTCGACTACGTGGTGGCCGCGGTTCCACCGGCAGCCGCAATGGTGGCCTTCGCCGTACTGATGCGGCAGATCCACCAGCTCGTGGACCAGCACCCGCTCGCAGGTTCCGGGCAGGTGCTGAGGGCATCGGTGACCACACCTCTCCGGGCCGCCGTGTCCGATGGGTCTCCGCAACCTCCCGCGGAGGTTGCGGAGACCAAGTCCCGCGGTGGCCGTCCGCCCGGTGCCCCGCTCGGGGATCTCGTGGAGATCGGCAGGGCTGCCTGTGCTGAGCAGGGAAAACTCACCCGGGCCACTGTCCGGAAGGCAGTTGAGGACAAGGGTCTTCCGATTTCCAGTAAGCGGCTGACCGAGGTGACGAACGTCCTCCGGAACGAACTCACAGCCACCGCCGAAAGCGGTCCAGCCAGCGGCTGA
- a CDS encoding DUF3631 domain-containing protein, which produces MEPGNPKGYSEPAKASWPATAIPGRPGAHLGASQPVAADPGLAGGSAADSGAEAQAPSGLQYLPDAEPTQGSVLLDELHSQIAHFMIPPSAEALDSITLWVVATHLQPAWQHAPRLAVVGPAKRCGKSRLLDVLTETVHEPMLTINTTPAAIFRSITEEEPPTLLVDEADTIFGTPKQAERNEETRGLLNAGHQRGRYVTRVVGNDHTPHKFATFAMAAIAGIGDLPDTIMDRSVVIRMRRRAEGERVKPFRSRRDIPALHELRDRIDAWARPLLEEAAILEPDMPVEDRAADTWEPLVTVAELAGGSWPRRARVACARMVAAEVVAEEDNPGGARILADIRRIFAAQREVDSLSTEELLHHLRQDPEGPWAEWGRGGLNARELGRLLRSFGVGPGNVRMADGTQRKGYTRNKFLDSWRRYCPTVHPVGTRSALDKG; this is translated from the coding sequence GTGGAACCCGGCAACCCCAAGGGCTATTCCGAGCCCGCCAAGGCGAGCTGGCCCGCGACCGCCATCCCGGGCCGGCCGGGTGCCCACCTGGGCGCCTCCCAGCCCGTGGCCGCCGATCCGGGCCTGGCCGGCGGTTCGGCCGCCGACAGCGGCGCTGAGGCTCAGGCGCCAAGCGGGCTGCAGTACCTCCCCGATGCGGAGCCGACGCAGGGCTCCGTGCTGCTGGATGAACTGCACTCGCAGATAGCCCACTTCATGATCCCGCCGTCAGCGGAGGCGCTCGATTCGATCACGTTGTGGGTGGTGGCCACACACCTGCAGCCCGCGTGGCAGCACGCGCCGCGTCTGGCGGTGGTGGGGCCGGCGAAGCGGTGCGGCAAATCGCGGCTCCTGGACGTGCTGACCGAGACGGTCCACGAGCCGATGCTGACGATCAACACCACGCCGGCGGCGATCTTCCGCTCAATCACCGAGGAGGAGCCGCCGACGCTTCTGGTGGACGAGGCGGACACTATTTTCGGTACGCCGAAGCAGGCGGAGCGGAACGAGGAGACGCGTGGCCTGCTCAACGCCGGTCATCAGCGTGGGCGTTACGTGACTCGGGTCGTCGGGAACGACCACACGCCGCACAAGTTCGCCACCTTCGCCATGGCGGCCATCGCGGGGATCGGCGACCTGCCCGACACGATCATGGACCGGTCGGTCGTGATCCGGATGCGTCGGCGGGCCGAAGGGGAAAGGGTGAAGCCCTTCCGCTCTCGTCGTGACATTCCTGCCCTGCACGAGCTGCGCGACCGGATAGACGCGTGGGCCCGCCCGCTTCTGGAGGAGGCCGCGATCCTTGAGCCGGACATGCCGGTCGAGGACCGTGCAGCCGACACCTGGGAGCCCTTGGTGACCGTCGCCGAACTGGCCGGGGGGTCCTGGCCGCGCCGAGCCCGAGTGGCGTGCGCGCGGATGGTTGCTGCCGAAGTGGTCGCCGAGGAGGACAATCCTGGCGGCGCGCGGATCCTCGCCGACATCCGTCGGATCTTCGCCGCCCAGCGAGAGGTGGACAGCCTGTCCACCGAGGAACTCCTCCATCACCTGCGCCAGGACCCCGAGGGCCCATGGGCGGAGTGGGGGCGCGGTGGGCTGAATGCCCGCGAGCTGGGCAGGCTGCTGCGAAGCTTCGGCGTGGGGCCGGGCAACGTCCGGATGGCCGACGGAACGCAGCGCAAGGGCTACACGCGCAACAAGTTCCTCGACAGCTGGCGGCGGTACTGCCCCACCGTCCACCCCGTCGGCACCCGCTCCGCCCTCGACAAGGGCTGA
- a CDS encoding helix-turn-helix domain-containing protein gives MDDEADDFPEWVDRVQANVAGEVRRRRKEMGWSAQELADRCEQLGHPIPRNVIANMESGRRAGLPLVDVLVLAAALETYPPCLIFPVGYVEQTQALPFEHLVPTWDALRRFTGEQEVPGHDAGLVPDFEIHASLVSTALAALDEEEQARFAAKTATSRAQQEEAERKRTEYADRAVSAKYNLRYLRRDLLGDGATPPDLPPALHDVDPPEWAPDTTTEERP, from the coding sequence GTGGATGATGAAGCGGACGACTTCCCGGAGTGGGTGGACCGGGTCCAGGCGAACGTGGCCGGCGAAGTCCGCCGCAGACGAAAGGAGATGGGGTGGAGCGCGCAGGAACTCGCCGACCGGTGCGAGCAGCTCGGGCACCCGATCCCGCGCAACGTGATCGCCAACATGGAGTCCGGCCGCAGGGCCGGCCTGCCACTGGTGGACGTCCTGGTCCTGGCCGCTGCCCTGGAGACATACCCGCCCTGCCTGATCTTCCCGGTCGGCTACGTCGAACAGACCCAGGCGCTCCCCTTCGAGCACCTCGTGCCGACCTGGGACGCCCTGCGGCGCTTCACCGGCGAGCAGGAAGTACCGGGGCACGACGCCGGCCTCGTGCCCGACTTCGAAATTCACGCCAGCCTCGTGAGCACCGCCCTCGCTGCGCTCGACGAAGAAGAGCAGGCACGGTTCGCCGCCAAGACGGCAACCAGCCGCGCCCAGCAGGAAGAAGCCGAACGCAAGCGGACCGAGTACGCCGACCGGGCCGTGTCCGCGAAGTACAACCTTCGCTACCTCCGCCGAGACCTCCTCGGCGACGGGGCCACCCCGCCCGATCTCCCACCCGCACTCCACGACGTCGACCCGCCCGAATGGGCCCCCGATACCACCACGGAGGAACGCCCTTGA